From a single Lewinella sp. LCG006 genomic region:
- a CDS encoding IS256 family transposase — translation MSKKTKKEETLSDFDFESYRQQVIAGLIQGKGLTGEDGLLKPLIANFLEGALAAELEDHIQGEKAQGLTNKRNGQLSKEVRSEAGPVEIHYSRDRNGSFEPLTVKKRQYELGLGFDNQILELYSMSNSISDIRLHLERMYGAQMSDSRISSVINSTWERVEAWRNSPLPALLVVMFIDAIYLDVRRDGQVSRIALYVVYGITVEGKREIIALIPGQGAESATEWARCLQQLKNRGLEDVLYICSDGLTGLREVIAETFPLANIQRCVVHKIRNTFKLLDEKDSRQVLRQLKEVYNAVNEAEARRKLEDFQVFWQGKYDLVVDLWLKDWDDLMRCMQLSPTLKKLIYTTNAIENLNREIRRVTKAKGAWVSERALLIQLFLALERKKNSWNKSVRTWSAIRRELTLAHGDRFTKHIS, via the coding sequence ATGTCAAAGAAAACCAAAAAAGAAGAGACTCTGTCGGATTTCGATTTTGAGTCATATCGCCAGCAAGTTATTGCGGGCCTAATTCAAGGTAAGGGATTAACAGGAGAAGACGGTCTTCTCAAGCCTTTGATTGCTAACTTTTTGGAAGGAGCTTTAGCGGCAGAACTAGAAGACCACATCCAAGGGGAAAAAGCCCAAGGTTTAACCAATAAGCGCAATGGGCAGCTATCTAAGGAAGTTCGCTCCGAGGCTGGCCCTGTTGAGATTCACTACAGCCGTGATCGTAACGGTAGTTTCGAGCCCTTGACGGTCAAGAAGCGGCAATATGAACTAGGCTTAGGTTTTGACAACCAGATTCTGGAGCTGTACTCAATGAGTAACTCAATCAGTGACATTCGGTTGCACTTAGAGCGTATGTACGGGGCTCAGATGAGCGACAGTCGTATTTCGTCTGTAATCAACAGCACTTGGGAGCGAGTAGAAGCTTGGCGAAACAGTCCCTTACCTGCGCTGTTGGTAGTGATGTTCATTGATGCGATCTATTTGGATGTACGTCGTGATGGACAGGTCAGCCGTATTGCCCTTTATGTTGTATACGGGATTACGGTGGAAGGAAAACGCGAGATCATTGCTTTGATTCCTGGTCAAGGAGCCGAAAGTGCTACAGAGTGGGCACGTTGTTTACAGCAGCTTAAAAATCGCGGTCTAGAGGATGTCCTCTACATATGCAGCGATGGTTTGACAGGTTTACGTGAAGTGATCGCCGAGACTTTTCCTTTAGCTAATATCCAGCGTTGTGTGGTTCACAAAATTCGCAATACCTTTAAGTTACTGGACGAAAAGGATAGCCGTCAGGTTTTACGTCAGCTTAAGGAAGTTTACAACGCTGTCAACGAGGCCGAAGCCCGCAGGAAATTGGAAGATTTCCAGGTTTTCTGGCAAGGCAAATACGATCTGGTTGTAGACTTGTGGCTCAAAGATTGGGATGATTTAATGAGATGTATGCAATTGAGTCCGACGCTGAAAAAGTTGATTTACACGACCAATGCCATCGAAAACCTCAACCGGGAAATTCGCCGGGTGACTAAGGCCAAAGGCGCATGGGTCAGCGAACGAGCTTTGCTTATTCAGTTGTTCTTAGCACTGGAACGTAAAAAAAACAGCTGGAATAAATCAGTAAGAACATGGAGTGCTATTCGACGTGAATTAACGCTAGCACATGGGGATCGATTTACCAAACATATTTCCTAA
- a CDS encoding RHS repeat-associated core domain-containing protein, with the protein MDVKQRLWYYPFGMHMEGIGQTMATPAQAYRYNGKELDEATGLYDYGARYYDPAVARWGQVDPLADQYAPYSPYNYVLGNPIRLTDPDGRSVDGEYEQSADGKWVKTSTKGDEIGIDFYHYNLNKGSQLTVVTDGEYSAVMKNGRYSIQGEERTSDTEWNTLFNEFMQGTGPERSVFFGSGLMSDALQEGDSISDGASELLGSADWVSQGVTNYRGPISVALDDDHVNMETHFIGSYNYSLYKLGPRVLALVQGVSIELCLQL; encoded by the coding sequence CTGGATGTAAAACAACGCCTTTGGTACTACCCCTTCGGTATGCACATGGAAGGTATTGGGCAGACGATGGCTACACCTGCTCAGGCGTATAGGTACAATGGTAAGGAGTTGGATGAGGCGACGGGGTTGTATGATTATGGGGCAAGGTATTATGATCCGGCGGTGGCGAGGTGGGGGCAGGTGGATCCGCTGGCGGATCAGTATGCGCCGTACTCGCCTTATAATTATGTGTTGGGGAATCCGATTAGACTCACTGACCCTGATGGGAGGAGTGTTGATGGTGAATATGAACAAAGTGCTGATGGTAAATGGGTTAAAACATCTACTAAAGGCGACGAAATTGGAATCGACTTTTATCACTATAATTTAAATAAAGGATCACAACTGACGGTTGTTACAGATGGTGAATATTCGGCAGTTATGAAAAATGGAAGGTATAGTATACAAGGAGAAGAACGGACGAGTGATACTGAATGGAATACATTGTTTAATGAGTTTATGCAGGGGACTGGTCCAGAAAGAAGTGTTTTCTTTGGTTCAGGACTCATGAGTGATGCTTTGCAAGAAGGTGACTCAATATCCGACGGAGCATCAGAATTACTCGGTTCTGCGGATTGGGTGAGCCAAGGAGTAACAAATTATAGAGGACCCATTTCTGTTGCATTAGATGACGATCACGTAAATATGGAGACACATTTCATAGGATCGTACAATTATAGTCTCTATAAGTTAGGGCCTAGAGTTCTAGCACTTGTACAGGGAGTGTCCATTGAACTGTGTCTGCAACTTTAG
- a CDS encoding 3-hydroxybutyryl-CoA dehydrogenase, whose translation MKNIAVIGAGTMGNGIAHVFAQSGFTVTLIDISATALEKALATINRNLDRLVTKEKISEADKAATLGRLTTATDMSEGVSHADLVVEAATENVELKLKIFQQLDVAAPAAAILATNTSSISITKIAAVTKRPKQVIGMHFMNPVPIMKLVEVIRGYATSDEVTAKIMDLSKQLGKAPVEVNDYPGFVANRILMPMINEAIYTLFEGVAGVEEIDTVMKLGMAHPMGPLQLADFIGLDVCLSILRVLHDGFGNPKYAPCPLLVNMVMAGKMGVKSGEGFYSYGHGTKELVVADGFR comes from the coding sequence ATGAAAAATATTGCTGTCATCGGGGCTGGTACCATGGGAAATGGGATTGCTCACGTTTTTGCTCAAAGTGGTTTTACCGTTACCTTAATTGACATCTCTGCTACTGCCCTGGAAAAAGCCCTGGCTACCATCAATCGCAACCTCGACCGCCTGGTAACCAAGGAAAAGATCAGCGAAGCGGACAAGGCCGCTACCTTGGGTCGTCTGACCACCGCCACCGATATGAGTGAGGGGGTAAGCCATGCCGACCTGGTAGTAGAAGCCGCTACTGAAAACGTAGAGCTTAAGCTCAAGATTTTCCAGCAACTGGATGTCGCTGCTCCCGCCGCTGCCATTCTTGCCACCAATACTTCCTCCATCTCTATTACCAAAATAGCGGCCGTTACCAAACGCCCAAAGCAGGTGATCGGCATGCACTTTATGAATCCAGTACCCATCATGAAACTGGTAGAAGTGATCCGCGGCTACGCTACTTCTGATGAAGTGACGGCTAAGATCATGGACTTGTCCAAGCAGTTGGGTAAGGCTCCCGTAGAAGTGAATGACTACCCAGGCTTCGTTGCCAATCGCATCCTGATGCCGATGATTAATGAGGCCATCTACACCTTGTTTGAAGGCGTTGCTGGTGTGGAAGAAATTGATACCGTCATGAAACTCGGAATGGCGCACCCCATGGGGCCACTCCAACTGGCCGATTTCATCGGGCTGGATGTTTGCCTTTCGATCTTACGCGTGCTCCACGATGGTTTCGGTAACCCCAAATATGCCCCCTGTCCGCTACTGGTGAACATGGTGATGGCCGGTAAAATGGGCGTAAAATCCGGCGAAGGTTTTTACAGCTATGGGCACGGTACGAAGGAGTTAGTTGTAGCAGATGGGTTTAGGTAG
- the murB gene encoding UDP-N-acetylmuramate dehydrogenase has product MQTNYNLKSFNTFGIAAIAAHYAAIHHPDELPQLLSQVDKATPRLILGGGSNLLLPDNYPGLVIHNCIQFIESKEVADNEVIVRAGGGVNWHQLVLWSLQQGYGGLENMALIPGTVGAAPIQNIGAYGREIKDVFVELEAQELETEAQHTFFLEDCQFGYRDSIFKQAANRHRYLITSVSFRLSRHHHSLYTHYGDIQEQLKKWGIHSPTPQDVAAAVIEIRRSKLPDWRIYGNAGSFFKNPVISLEHFQKLQNQFPNIPSYPADNHQVKVPAGWLIDQSGWKGQRRGAVGCYERQALVIVNHGGATAKEILAFSTLIREDVQEKYGIELEREVNAIL; this is encoded by the coding sequence TTGCAAACGAATTACAATTTAAAGTCCTTCAACACCTTTGGCATCGCCGCAATTGCGGCGCATTATGCAGCTATTCATCATCCCGACGAACTGCCACAACTTCTTTCACAGGTCGACAAAGCCACCCCACGGCTCATTCTTGGTGGAGGGAGTAATCTTTTGCTCCCGGACAACTACCCCGGATTGGTCATCCACAACTGCATCCAATTCATCGAAAGCAAGGAGGTCGCCGACAACGAAGTTATCGTGCGGGCAGGCGGAGGCGTCAATTGGCACCAACTGGTCTTGTGGAGCCTACAACAAGGGTATGGTGGTTTGGAAAACATGGCACTCATTCCCGGAACGGTAGGGGCTGCCCCCATCCAGAATATCGGAGCTTATGGTCGTGAGATTAAGGATGTTTTCGTTGAGCTGGAAGCCCAGGAGCTGGAGACGGAAGCCCAGCACACCTTCTTTCTGGAGGATTGCCAGTTTGGCTATCGCGATAGTATTTTCAAGCAAGCAGCAAACCGCCATCGCTACCTTATTACCAGTGTCAGCTTTCGCCTATCGCGGCACCACCACTCACTATATACGCACTACGGCGATATCCAGGAACAATTGAAAAAATGGGGCATCCACTCCCCTACGCCTCAGGATGTTGCCGCAGCGGTAATCGAAATCCGGCGGTCCAAACTACCCGATTGGCGCATTTATGGCAATGCGGGGAGTTTCTTCAAAAATCCGGTGATCTCCCTGGAGCATTTCCAGAAATTGCAAAATCAGTTCCCGAATATTCCCTCCTACCCTGCCGACAACCACCAGGTCAAAGTTCCCGCGGGCTGGCTCATCGACCAAAGTGGCTGGAAAGGTCAACGCCGCGGAGCGGTAGGCTGCTACGAACGGCAAGCACTCGTCATTGTGAATCACGGCGGAGCCACGGCCAAAGAAATCCTGGCTTTTAGTACATTGATTAGGGAGGATGTACAAGAAAAATACGGAATTGAACTGGAGCGGGAAGTGAACGCTATTTTGTAA
- a CDS encoding DUF721 domain-containing protein has translation MSDHNQTDLKAAIKAMLDYYKLKGRYQQTRIKQLWPALMGPSITQYTTDLRISHNVLFVTIRSAALKQELSMGTEKICRLLNEELGEEYLKEVVIR, from the coding sequence ATGAGTGATCACAATCAAACGGATCTGAAAGCGGCGATCAAAGCCATGCTGGACTATTACAAACTCAAAGGCCGCTACCAGCAAACCCGCATCAAGCAGCTTTGGCCGGCTTTGATGGGGCCCTCCATTACCCAGTATACCACTGATTTACGGATCAGCCACAATGTCCTTTTCGTAACGATCCGTTCAGCAGCCCTGAAGCAAGAATTAAGCATGGGGACGGAGAAAATTTGCCGTCTGCTCAACGAGGAGTTGGGAGAAGAGTATCTTAAAGAGGTCGTGATCAGGTAG
- a CDS encoding DNA replication/repair protein RecF, with the protein MQLSRIHLVQFKNYADQLLAFSPQLNGFVGQNGMGKTNLLDAIYYLCMGKSYFATTDQYIVQHEQDFFRLVGIFEHEEKKDQIVVKVKPRKSKELELNGKRYDRLVDHVGRFPVVIVVPDDTQLIHEGSEERRRFLDNTLSQLDSVYLGHLLQYNKVLKQRNALLKQRAGRSLPEDLLSVYDQQLAGPAQYIYERRAAFVASFIPPFQHAHEAICGGQEKVSLRYRSHLEEKSLPEILAESREKDRVLERTTQGVHRDELVFKLGGHPLKRLGSQGQLKSFVLALKLAQYRFLQAERQLSPILLLDDIFDKLDPQRVEQLLAYILAEDFGQIFLSDTDEQRIRSVLEQHQRVRPKLFAVKEGKATEIAYLSSHE; encoded by the coding sequence TTGCAGCTGAGTCGCATCCATTTGGTACAGTTCAAGAATTACGCGGATCAATTACTGGCATTTAGCCCCCAGCTAAATGGCTTTGTTGGTCAGAACGGGATGGGTAAAACCAACCTGTTGGATGCCATTTATTATCTCTGCATGGGGAAAAGTTATTTCGCCACGACCGATCAGTACATCGTACAACATGAGCAAGATTTTTTCCGCCTGGTTGGGATATTCGAACACGAGGAAAAGAAAGACCAGATTGTTGTCAAGGTAAAGCCTAGAAAAAGTAAAGAGCTAGAACTCAATGGGAAACGTTACGACCGCTTGGTCGACCATGTGGGGCGTTTTCCAGTGGTCATTGTGGTGCCTGATGATACCCAACTCATCCATGAGGGCAGCGAAGAACGGCGGCGTTTTTTAGACAATACCCTTTCCCAATTAGATAGTGTTTACCTGGGCCATTTACTTCAGTACAACAAAGTACTCAAGCAAAGAAATGCACTGCTGAAGCAGCGTGCCGGTCGATCTCTTCCCGAAGACCTGCTCAGTGTTTACGACCAACAACTTGCAGGTCCTGCCCAATACATTTACGAAAGGCGAGCAGCGTTTGTGGCGTCTTTTATTCCTCCTTTTCAGCATGCCCACGAAGCAATTTGTGGAGGGCAAGAAAAGGTGAGTTTAAGGTACCGATCTCATTTAGAAGAAAAATCGCTTCCCGAAATATTGGCGGAAAGCCGCGAAAAAGACCGCGTGCTAGAGCGTACCACCCAGGGCGTTCATCGCGATGAGCTGGTGTTTAAATTAGGTGGGCATCCTCTCAAACGACTAGGGAGCCAGGGTCAGCTCAAGTCTTTTGTTTTGGCACTCAAACTCGCGCAATACCGATTTTTGCAGGCCGAGCGTCAGCTTTCCCCCATCTTGCTACTTGATGATATTTTTGATAAGCTCGACCCCCAGCGCGTGGAGCAGCTCCTGGCTTACATCCTGGCCGAAGATTTTGGACAAATATTTCTTTCGGATACCGACGAGCAGCGCATCCGTAGCGTACTTGAACAACACCAGCGTGTAAGGCCTAAACTCTTCGCCGTAAAGGAAGGAAAGGCCACCGAAATAGCTTATCTTTCGAGCCATGAGTGA
- a CDS encoding alkaline phosphatase — protein MTSRKKRSNYRAGKEYLVGFLLLLFGSIYISDCQTQTAVPLQWEEPSRKSTGELPPPAVILMIGDGMGLSQMSAALYTSATPLAIEQFPVIGFHKPYSSSDLITDSAAGATAFACGVKTYNGAIGINGDTIPSLSIMEEAMARGLATGVVATSTLVHATPAAFLAHQKMRIFYEQIAEDICQSGVDIMIGGGKRYFDRRKMDDRDLLAELQTRGYLVGDYFNGKLNDVRPDPKLKFAFLTADNQPLPVNQGRSYLTYASRLSADFLNIRGAENGFVLMIEGSQIDWANHANEGKLAIQEILDFDRAIGEILRFARQRGNTLVVVTADHESGGMAIQNGSKRGKVETAFTTNGHTGSMVPVYAYGPGAEAFSGIYENTAIYQKMRDFLQWGPEKIGEEALNTLGNKLLPEN, from the coding sequence TTGACCAGCAGGAAAAAACGGAGCAATTACAGGGCGGGAAAAGAATATTTAGTAGGCTTTCTCCTCTTGCTATTTGGCAGCATCTACATCAGTGATTGCCAAACACAGACAGCAGTGCCTCTACAGTGGGAGGAACCAAGTAGAAAAAGCACGGGAGAATTGCCCCCTCCTGCGGTTATTTTAATGATCGGTGATGGTATGGGGCTCAGCCAAATGTCGGCGGCATTGTACACCAGTGCTACACCCTTGGCCATTGAGCAGTTTCCCGTCATTGGCTTTCATAAACCCTATTCCAGTTCCGATCTGATCACCGATTCTGCGGCGGGTGCTACGGCTTTTGCCTGTGGCGTAAAGACTTACAATGGCGCCATCGGTATAAATGGTGACACGATCCCTAGCCTAAGCATCATGGAAGAAGCCATGGCACGCGGATTAGCTACAGGGGTCGTGGCCACCTCTACCCTAGTACATGCGACACCTGCTGCTTTTTTAGCGCATCAGAAAATGCGTATCTTCTACGAACAGATTGCTGAAGATATCTGCCAATCCGGCGTCGACATTATGATTGGTGGAGGAAAAAGATACTTCGACCGCCGTAAAATGGATGATCGCGACCTCTTGGCAGAATTGCAAACCAGGGGCTATCTGGTTGGTGATTATTTTAATGGCAAACTCAATGATGTTCGCCCCGACCCCAAGTTAAAATTTGCCTTCTTGACCGCTGACAACCAACCACTTCCTGTAAACCAGGGGCGTAGTTACCTCACTTATGCCAGTAGGCTCAGCGCGGATTTCCTCAACATCAGAGGTGCTGAAAATGGCTTTGTCCTCATGATTGAAGGCAGTCAGATCGACTGGGCCAACCACGCCAATGAAGGCAAACTGGCTATTCAGGAAATCCTCGATTTTGACCGTGCTATCGGAGAAATTCTAAGATTCGCGCGCCAACGTGGAAACACCCTTGTCGTTGTCACGGCCGACCATGAATCTGGCGGTATGGCGATCCAAAATGGATCTAAACGCGGCAAGGTGGAAACTGCTTTTACCACCAATGGGCATACGGGATCGATGGTCCCGGTATACGCTTATGGCCCTGGTGCAGAAGCCTTTTCTGGCATCTACGAAAACACTGCCATCTACCAAAAAATGCGGGACTTCCTCCAATGGGGCCCGGAAAAAATAGGCGAAGAAGCCCTCAACACTCTAGGTAATAAATTGTTACCAGAGAACTAA
- a CDS encoding acyl-CoA dehydrogenase family protein: MSVLTNPTISPDNLLLIEESARDFAETHIRPHVMEWDEAQHFPIDLFHKMGEYGFLGVLVPETYDGAGLNYEAYISIIVEIAKVCGSIGLSVAAHNSLCTNHILMFGNEEQKQKYLPKLATGEWIGAWGLTEPNTGSDAGRMRCVAEQDGDYYILNGSKNFITHGKSGHVAVVIARTGELLDSHGMTAFVVERGTPGFSAGKKENKLGMRASETAEMIFDNCRVHKRQILGEIGDGFIQSMKILDGGRISIAALSLGIAKGAYLAAVQYAKEREQFGKAIAKFQAISFKLADMATEIEAAELLTRKAGALKDANQPVTKVSAMAKYYASEAAVRVATEAVQIFGGYGFTKDFPVEKYYRDVKLCTIGEGTSEIQKLVISRHILKD, from the coding sequence ATGTCTGTCCTAACCAACCCCACCATTTCTCCCGACAATCTACTTTTGATTGAGGAGAGCGCCCGCGATTTTGCGGAAACGCACATTCGTCCCCACGTCATGGAATGGGATGAAGCACAACACTTTCCCATTGACCTCTTCCACAAAATGGGAGAATATGGTTTCTTGGGAGTCCTTGTTCCAGAAACTTATGACGGTGCTGGCCTCAACTACGAGGCTTATATCAGCATCATTGTAGAAATTGCTAAAGTTTGTGGTTCTATTGGCCTGTCTGTTGCTGCACACAACTCTTTATGTACCAATCATATCCTTATGTTTGGTAATGAAGAACAGAAACAAAAATATCTCCCAAAATTAGCCACCGGAGAATGGATTGGTGCTTGGGGGCTTACGGAACCTAACACCGGAAGCGACGCCGGCAGGATGCGCTGTGTAGCCGAACAAGATGGAGACTATTACATCCTGAACGGGAGCAAAAACTTTATCACCCACGGCAAATCAGGCCACGTAGCTGTCGTCATTGCCCGCACGGGAGAATTGCTAGACAGCCACGGAATGACCGCCTTCGTGGTGGAGCGCGGCACACCAGGATTTAGTGCTGGAAAAAAAGAGAATAAACTGGGAATGAGAGCCAGTGAAACGGCTGAGATGATTTTCGATAATTGCCGTGTTCACAAGCGTCAAATTCTTGGCGAAATTGGAGATGGCTTTATCCAATCGATGAAAATCCTAGATGGTGGCCGTATCTCTATTGCGGCGCTTTCTCTAGGTATCGCTAAAGGAGCTTATCTGGCGGCGGTTCAATACGCTAAAGAACGTGAGCAATTTGGCAAAGCCATTGCCAAGTTCCAGGCCATTAGCTTTAAGCTCGCTGATATGGCTACAGAAATTGAAGCCGCAGAATTACTGACCCGCAAAGCAGGTGCCCTCAAGGATGCCAACCAACCGGTAACCAAAGTATCCGCTATGGCGAAGTACTATGCCTCGGAAGCGGCGGTTAGAGTGGCCACCGAAGCCGTGCAAATTTTCGGCGGATATGGGTTTACAAAAGATTTTCCTGTTGAAAAATACTACCGCGACGTCAAGCTTTGTACAATCGGCGAGGGTACCTCGGAGATTCAGAAGCTCGTCATTAGTAGGCATATCCTTAAAGATTAA
- a CDS encoding LytR/AlgR family response regulator transcription factor, with protein MRVLIVEDEPLAADRLESMLRQRLPDFTLVGMFDSIEETVEALQKGLMPDLAFFDIQLADGLSFSIFEQAQLPCPVIFTTAFDQYALQAFEVNSIDYLLKPIAGEKLNRALQKFHQRQPEKHTSAPSLAILQQAMAMIQEKQYKERFIIKSGATLQTIPVTEIVYFWSENKLTWIRLKDGRKHTVDYNLEQLESLLNPQNYFRVNRKYYVALPAINKATVYSNSRLKLHLPHLEEGEEVVVSREKVQLFKAWMAGD; from the coding sequence ATGCGCGTGTTAATCGTTGAAGACGAACCTCTCGCTGCTGATCGATTGGAAAGTATGCTTCGCCAGCGGCTACCGGATTTTACGCTGGTAGGGATGTTTGATAGTATAGAAGAAACCGTGGAGGCACTCCAAAAAGGCTTGATGCCGGATTTAGCCTTTTTCGACATCCAACTGGCCGATGGTCTGAGTTTTTCCATCTTTGAGCAGGCCCAGTTGCCTTGTCCCGTTATCTTTACTACCGCCTTCGATCAGTATGCCCTGCAGGCATTTGAGGTCAATAGTATTGATTATTTGCTAAAGCCGATCGCCGGAGAAAAACTGAATCGTGCTTTGCAGAAATTTCACCAACGACAGCCCGAAAAGCATACCAGCGCGCCCAGTTTGGCTATTTTGCAACAAGCCATGGCGATGATTCAGGAAAAGCAGTACAAGGAACGTTTCATTATTAAATCGGGGGCGACGCTACAGACCATACCCGTCACAGAGATCGTCTATTTCTGGTCGGAAAATAAGCTCACCTGGATTCGTTTAAAGGACGGCAGAAAGCATACGGTAGACTATAACCTGGAGCAATTAGAATCCCTGCTGAATCCACAAAATTACTTCCGGGTCAACCGTAAATATTATGTCGCCTTACCCGCAATAAATAAGGCGACTGTTTACAGTAACAGTCGCCTCAAGTTGCATCTTCCTCACCTTGAAGAAGGAGAGGAGGTAGTCGTTAGCCGTGAGAAAGTACAGCTTTTCAAGGCTTGGATGGCAGGCGATTAA
- a CDS encoding sensor histidine kinase: MQRTLAPHLLVFLKAFLWGTLIFGLVYYLFLGWPLSLETAIHSARSGLLTALLWVGNGFISDAVKVSWIDYPVRRLVISAVLTIVVTYVAGVLTDVIIDLVVNGRVTKASLTISKDFFLSLLVITFFISLFMHGRQFLLNYKASIIAQEELKRANLASRYESLQNQVNPHFLFNSLNVLSNLVYKDADLSAKFIQQLAEVYRYVLEARDQEVVSLQAEKEMLMAYLFLLKIRFGDQFLVEVNLNPSPEDALPPLVLQMVVENAVKHNVVSRRHPLTLEIRKEGDRILVRNNLQVKQQVQTSLGVGLNNIRSRYGLLSDQAVEIVEGPDYYQVSLPLLKVKEYARVNR, encoded by the coding sequence ATGCAACGAACGTTAGCACCGCACTTACTGGTGTTTTTAAAAGCATTTTTGTGGGGTACGCTCATCTTTGGCTTGGTCTATTATTTGTTTTTGGGCTGGCCGCTGAGCCTTGAAACCGCCATCCACTCCGCACGTTCTGGTTTGCTAACTGCTCTGTTGTGGGTAGGCAATGGCTTTATTTCCGACGCTGTAAAAGTATCCTGGATTGATTATCCTGTCCGTCGCTTGGTAATTTCGGCGGTCTTGACCATCGTGGTTACTTATGTGGCCGGTGTTTTAACGGATGTCATCATTGATCTTGTGGTAAATGGTAGGGTCACGAAAGCTTCGCTAACGATCTCCAAGGATTTCTTCTTGAGTCTGCTGGTGATCACCTTCTTCATCAGTTTGTTCATGCACGGTCGGCAATTTTTGTTGAATTACAAAGCCTCCATTATCGCTCAGGAAGAGCTAAAACGCGCTAATCTGGCCAGCCGCTACGAATCACTACAAAATCAGGTTAATCCCCATTTTCTGTTTAATAGCCTTAACGTACTCAGCAACTTAGTATACAAGGATGCCGATTTATCGGCTAAATTTATCCAGCAACTGGCCGAGGTATACCGCTATGTCTTGGAGGCACGCGACCAGGAGGTAGTGAGCTTGCAAGCCGAGAAAGAAATGTTGATGGCTTATTTGTTTTTATTAAAAATTCGTTTTGGAGACCAGTTCCTGGTGGAGGTTAACTTAAACCCTTCTCCGGAAGATGCTCTTCCTCCTTTAGTGCTACAAATGGTGGTAGAAAACGCTGTCAAACACAATGTTGTCTCACGACGACACCCCTTGACCTTAGAGATCAGGAAAGAAGGAGATCGTATCCTGGTTCGCAATAATTTACAAGTCAAACAGCAAGTACAAACCTCGCTGGGGGTTGGTTTGAATAATATTCGTTCACGTTATGGTTTGTTAAGCGATCAAGCTGTTGAAATCGTTGAAGGCCCAGATTATTATCAAGTTAGTTTACCCCTTTTAAAAGTTAAGGAATATGCGCGTGTTAATCGTTGA